One part of the Algibacter sp. L1A34 genome encodes these proteins:
- a CDS encoding HTTM domain-containing protein, whose protein sequence is MGNKLLFKHIDNSALIVFRIIFGLLCFLESVGAIFTGWVRKTLVESKFTFSFIGFEWLQPLPGNGMYFYYAIMGAFAFCVMLGYKYRFSIIGFTLMWAVTYLMQKSSYNNHYYLLMLLSSIMVFMPANRYASVDVYQKPSIKNFSMPQWCKWVFVLQLFIVYTYASVAKFYPDWLDTTVVELLMRNKRSYFLVGELLQQKVVHYFLAYGGILFDGLIIPLLLFKPTRKYMFFISVFFHLFNAVVFQIGIFPFLSLAFSLFFFEPETIRNIFLKKKPFYNAEAVILPKKKKSLIVLFLIYFVIQIGLPLRHHFIKDNVLWTEEGHRLSWRMMLRIKSGSTSYTVENKKTGKRFIVKQNDYLTAKQKRSVSTKPDVMWQFAQRLKAEYKASGQDIAVYVNSKVSVNGRKYKQFIDRNIDLASVEWSVFKHSDWILTSDLEAK, encoded by the coding sequence ATGGGTAATAAACTTCTGTTTAAACATATTGATAATTCGGCACTTATTGTATTCCGAATTATTTTTGGATTGTTATGTTTTTTAGAATCGGTTGGCGCTATTTTCACAGGTTGGGTTAGAAAAACTTTAGTTGAGTCAAAATTTACATTTTCTTTTATTGGTTTCGAGTGGTTACAACCACTTCCCGGAAACGGTATGTATTTTTATTACGCTATAATGGGCGCTTTTGCGTTCTGTGTTATGCTGGGTTATAAATACAGGTTTAGTATTATTGGTTTTACATTAATGTGGGCTGTGACTTATTTAATGCAAAAATCGTCGTACAACAACCATTATTATTTACTTATGCTACTTAGTAGTATTATGGTTTTTATGCCAGCAAATCGCTATGCTTCAGTAGATGTATACCAAAAACCTAGTATTAAAAATTTCTCTATGCCGCAATGGTGTAAGTGGGTTTTTGTTCTGCAATTATTTATTGTTTATACCTATGCATCGGTTGCTAAGTTTTATCCCGATTGGCTTGATACTACAGTTGTTGAACTGCTTATGCGAAATAAAAGAAGCTACTTTTTAGTTGGTGAATTACTGCAACAAAAAGTAGTACATTATTTTCTGGCTTATGGCGGTATTTTGTTCGATGGATTAATTATTCCATTGTTACTTTTTAAACCAACCAGAAAGTATATGTTTTTCATTTCAGTATTCTTTCATCTGTTTAATGCTGTGGTTTTTCAAATTGGTATTTTCCCTTTTTTATCATTAGCTTTTTCTCTTTTCTTTTTTGAACCTGAAACTATTCGGAATATATTTTTAAAAAAGAAGCCGTTTTATAATGCTGAAGCTGTAATTCTTCCGAAGAAAAAAAAATCTTTAATAGTTTTATTTTTAATCTATTTTGTAATCCAGATTGGTTTACCGCTACGTCATCATTTTATTAAGGATAATGTATTATGGACGGAAGAGGGGCATCGATTATCATGGCGTATGATGCTTAGAATTAAAAGCGGAAGTACATCTTATACTGTAGAAAACAAAAAAACGGGAAAAAGGTTTATTGTTAAGCAAAATGACTACTTAACTGCGAAACAGAAACGATCGGTAAGTACAAAACCAGACGTAATGTGGCAGTTTGCACAACGATTAAAAGCCGAATATAAAGCGAGTGGGCAAGATATTGCGGTTTACGTAAATTCTAAAGTGAGTGTTAATGGGAGAAAATATAAACAGTTTATAGATAGAAATATAGATTTAGCCAGTGTAGAATGGAGCGTTTTTAAGCATAGTGATTGGATTTTAACCTCAGATTTAGAAGCTAAGTAA
- a CDS encoding reprolysin-like metallopeptidase, with translation MKHLYPKSIFFLLITFLFSTYGNSQNGRDLWGQTAQSKSANSKKLARKSTPKKALEYSLNIEGLKTYLKNAPKREAQTTSNVILNFPVSNGNFEEFKIEEASVLHPDLQAKMPDSRSYIGKSIENPENTIRFSITPQGLHTMLMSADQSTQYIDPISYGENNYLVYSKSDLPQLEDHFSCEVISKEISGKSAGTKATAVALNDGFLRTYRLAIASTIEYSEFHWGAAGLTSSDTEADKKNAVMNAMIVTMTRVNGVYERELSVTMQFVADNENLIFIDSDSFTNNDDDLLINESQTQIDNIIGNGNYDIGHTFSTGAGGLAELGSVCRTTSKARGVTGSSSPVGDAYDIDYVAHELGHQFGAPHTFNSVLPADSNCSNLTRSTTSAYEPGGGTTIMAYAGICSPDNIQANSDDYFHINSLQLIWNHINSTNGSCATETTSGNAEPEAIVDGTSYTIPQSTPYKLSGSSTDADGIASHTYTWEQYDLGNSGLPYSTNTTGPLVRSYQGTTNSTRYIPNLKDLSYFNGSTTWEKLASVDRDINFKLIVRDNEEYGRIATADMTVTTVTAAGPFVVTSQNTSGISWTEGSTQTITWDVAGTTGNGVNTAKVNILLSTDGGLTYPTTLASSVDNDGSEDITVPNVTAQNCRIMIEADGNIFFAINTEDFAIGYTVTKTCTQYSASPNASIPDNATAFEYSTINVSPSTTITDINVGVDITHTYKGDLQLGLISPTNQFIDLMKPLFCATGSLIIQFDDNATAMDCNNTVGNESYLPLESLSDFNGEDSSGNWTLAYADLGANDTGVLNSWYIEICTTTTEPLSVTSFTLDELKVFPNPNNGEFTLKLAAASQEVNVEVYDIRGRRIYEQAFEGNGSVNENINLNHAQSGMYILNVTDGFKQATRKIIIE, from the coding sequence ATGAAACATTTATACCCTAAATCAATATTTTTTTTATTAATAACTTTTTTGTTTTCTACCTATGGGAACAGCCAAAACGGAAGAGATTTATGGGGACAAACAGCTCAAAGTAAATCGGCTAACTCCAAAAAGCTTGCAAGAAAATCTACTCCTAAAAAAGCATTAGAATACAGTTTAAATATTGAAGGGTTAAAAACGTATTTAAAAAACGCGCCAAAACGCGAAGCTCAAACAACATCAAATGTTATTTTAAATTTCCCTGTTTCCAACGGAAATTTTGAGGAGTTTAAAATAGAAGAAGCTTCTGTTTTACACCCAGATCTTCAGGCAAAAATGCCAGACTCTAGAAGTTATATTGGGAAAAGTATTGAAAATCCAGAAAACACCATTCGTTTTAGTATAACTCCACAAGGATTGCATACGATGCTTATGTCTGCCGATCAAAGTACGCAATATATAGATCCTATAAGTTATGGTGAAAACAACTATTTAGTATATAGCAAAAGTGATTTACCACAATTAGAAGATCACTTTTCTTGTGAAGTTATAAGTAAAGAAATTTCAGGAAAATCTGCAGGAACCAAAGCAACCGCGGTGGCTTTAAACGATGGATTTCTTAGAACCTATAGATTAGCAATAGCTAGTACTATTGAATATTCTGAATTTCATTGGGGCGCTGCAGGTTTAACATCTAGCGATACAGAGGCTGATAAAAAGAACGCTGTTATGAACGCCATGATTGTAACCATGACTAGAGTTAATGGTGTTTATGAAAGAGAACTATCTGTTACCATGCAGTTTGTAGCAGACAATGAGAATCTAATTTTTATAGATTCCGATTCTTTCACTAATAATGATGACGATCTATTAATAAACGAAAGCCAAACTCAAATCGATAATATTATTGGAAACGGCAATTACGATATTGGGCACACATTCAGCACAGGAGCAGGAGGTTTAGCAGAGTTAGGGTCTGTATGCCGTACAACATCAAAAGCGAGAGGTGTTACAGGTTCGTCATCACCCGTAGGAGATGCCTATGACATTGATTATGTAGCACATGAGTTGGGGCACCAGTTTGGGGCGCCTCACACATTTAATAGTGTTCTTCCTGCTGACAGCAATTGTTCTAATCTCACTCGTAGCACTACCAGCGCATACGAACCAGGAGGCGGAACAACTATAATGGCCTATGCTGGAATTTGTTCTCCAGACAACATTCAAGCAAATAGTGATGACTATTTTCACATTAATAGCTTACAACTTATTTGGAATCATATAAACAGTACTAATGGTTCGTGTGCAACAGAAACCACAAGCGGAAACGCCGAGCCAGAAGCTATTGTAGATGGAACAAGTTACACGATACCACAATCTACACCATATAAACTTTCTGGATCATCAACAGATGCAGATGGCATAGCTTCACACACCTACACTTGGGAACAATATGACTTAGGAAACTCAGGCTTACCATACTCAACTAATACTACAGGCCCTTTAGTTCGCTCATATCAAGGTACAACAAACTCTACGCGATACATTCCTAACTTAAAAGATTTATCTTATTTTAACGGTTCTACAACTTGGGAAAAATTAGCTTCCGTAGACCGCGATATAAATTTTAAATTAATAGTAAGAGATAACGAAGAATATGGCCGAATAGCAACCGCAGACATGACGGTAACAACCGTTACTGCTGCTGGACCTTTTGTTGTTACATCACAAAACACCTCTGGTATAAGCTGGACAGAAGGCAGTACACAAACCATTACTTGGGATGTAGCTGGAACAACTGGCAACGGTGTAAACACCGCAAAAGTAAACATCCTTTTATCTACCGATGGAGGATTAACATACCCAACTACATTAGCATCTAGCGTGGATAACGATGGATCGGAAGATATAACGGTACCAAACGTAACAGCACAAAACTGTAGAATAATGATTGAGGCAGACGGCAACATCTTTTTTGCGATAAACACCGAAGATTTTGCTATTGGCTATACAGTAACTAAAACTTGTACGCAGTATAGCGCATCGCCAAACGCGAGCATTCCTGATAATGCAACAGCTTTTGAATATAGCACTATTAATGTAAGTCCATCTACAACTATAACAGATATTAATGTAGGTGTCGACATTACACACACTTATAAAGGAGATCTACAACTTGGTTTAATAAGCCCTACAAATCAATTTATTGATTTAATGAAACCACTGTTTTGTGCTACAGGAAGCTTAATTATTCAGTTTGATGATAACGCAACTGCTATGGATTGTAATAATACAGTAGGTAACGAAAGCTATCTGCCTTTAGAAAGCCTTTCTGATTTTAATGGTGAAGACTCTTCTGGAAATTGGACACTGGCTTATGCCGATTTAGGAGCTAATGATACCGGAGTTTTAAATTCTTGGTATATTGAAATTTGTACGACTACCACAGAGCCGCTAAGCGTTACTTCTTTCACGCTCGATGAACTTAAAGTATTCCCTAATCCAAATAATGGTGAATTCACGCTTAAGTTAGCTGCAGCATCACAAGAGGTTAATGTTGAAGTCTATGATATTCGCGGACGTAGAATTTACGAACAAGCCTTTGAAGGCAACGGTAGCGTTAATGAGAACATTAACTTAAACCATGCGCAATCGGGTATGTATATTTTAAATGTAACCGACGGGTTTAAACAAGCCACCAGGAAAATTATTATTGAATAA
- the pth gene encoding aminoacyl-tRNA hydrolase: MWQFLLKIFRKENNIEVQNPMKKYLIVGLGNIGAEYANTRHNIGFKVLDYLASQEDLTFTTQKLGDLTTYKIKGRTFILLKPSTYMNLSGKAVQYWLTKEKIPLENLLVITDDLNLPFGSIRVKTKGSDGGHNGLKDIQSTLNTTKYNRFRFGISDAFSKGKQIDYVLGEWSDEENKTLKERLTKSVELIKSFGLAGMSNTMNSFNGK, encoded by the coding sequence ATGTGGCAGTTTTTATTAAAAATATTTAGAAAAGAAAATAACATAGAAGTGCAAAATCCTATGAAAAAATATTTAATAGTCGGTTTAGGAAATATTGGAGCAGAGTATGCTAACACTCGCCATAATATCGGTTTTAAAGTCTTAGATTACTTAGCAAGTCAAGAAGACCTAACCTTTACTACACAGAAATTAGGCGATCTTACAACCTATAAAATAAAAGGGCGTACCTTTATTTTGCTAAAACCAAGTACCTACATGAATTTAAGTGGTAAAGCCGTGCAATATTGGCTTACCAAAGAAAAAATTCCTTTAGAAAACCTGCTCGTAATTACAGACGATCTTAATTTACCCTTTGGTAGTATTCGAGTAAAAACAAAAGGTAGCGATGGTGGCCACAACGGATTAAAAGATATCCAAAGCACACTAAACACCACAAAATATAACCGTTTCCGCTTTGGTATTAGCGACGCCTTCAGTAAAGGCAAACAAATAGATTACGTACTTGGCGAATGGAGCGACGAGGAAAACAAAACTCTAAAAGAGCGTTTAACCAAGTCTGTAGAACTTATTAAATCTTTCGGTTTAGCAGGAATGAGCAACACCATGAATAGCTTTAACGGTAAATAA
- a CDS encoding 50S ribosomal protein L25/general stress protein Ctc gives MKSITINGSQRESVGKKAAKALRNAGQVPCVLYGGDKPVHFAAAELAFSKLVYTPNAHTVVINLEGGETFGAVLQDIQFHPVTDRILHVDFYQLFEDKEIALDIPVHLVGNSKGVKNGGILRRNNRKLRVKALPANLPDFIEVDISPLKIGDKVAVGELASEKYTFLHTDNTVVCQIKTSRTAVAEDEEGEEGEAAAEAPAAEAQE, from the coding sequence ATGAAATCAATTACAATCAACGGATCTCAAAGAGAAAGCGTAGGCAAAAAAGCAGCAAAAGCCTTACGTAATGCTGGTCAGGTTCCTTGCGTATTATACGGAGGAGACAAACCAGTACATTTTGCAGCAGCAGAATTAGCCTTCTCAAAACTAGTATACACGCCTAATGCGCATACAGTTGTGATTAATTTAGAAGGTGGCGAAACTTTTGGAGCCGTTTTACAAGACATCCAGTTTCACCCAGTAACAGACAGAATTTTACACGTAGATTTCTATCAGTTATTCGAAGACAAAGAAATAGCATTAGATATTCCTGTACATTTAGTAGGAAACTCAAAAGGTGTTAAAAATGGTGGTATTTTACGTAGAAACAACCGTAAATTACGTGTTAAAGCACTTCCAGCAAACCTTCCAGATTTTATCGAAGTAGATATTTCTCCATTAAAAATTGGTGATAAAGTAGCTGTTGGTGAATTAGCAAGCGAAAAATACACATTCTTACATACTGATAATACAGTTGTATGCCAAATTAAAACTTCTAGAACAGCAGTTGCTGAAGATGAAGAAGGTGAAGAAGGTGAAGCAGCAGCAGAAGCTCCAGCGGCAGAAGCTCAAGAATAG
- a CDS encoding T9SS type B sorting domain-containing protein, translating into MKANSFCSTQTGGTIPINVSFEIWDATDTNLLASGVTGAITETSSPKWEEYGLVFETLSSQNTVILKIINNGVGGCGNDLAIDDIEFKSCGDNVITTGTSTSNSVSLCSTETPYNTTLTATPDFSVYKTHFYQWQVSFDGVIWNDIAGETNASLSVSISMTSVYRAKIAQVAINLNNPQCVSFSTEYQATVTTIAAAPSLECWQTATVNTSTCSWDITGTQPTQPTIDCWEIATFNTTTCSWDVTGAQAIAPTTACYETATFNNVTCVWDITGTQPTQPAIDCWETATFNTTTCSWDVIGTQATLPITACYETATFNNTTCVWDITGTQPAQPTIDCWETAAFNTTTCSWDVIGAQAIVPTTACYETATFNNVTCVWDITGTQPIQPVLNCWETATFNTATCSWDLSGDQPGLTFENELELCDSETLILEPETGIANPLYLWNTGETTETISITLSGSYSVEITGSTCNYETRIFNVSVAETPIIDSVTSDGNDIVISTENSGNFLYSINGNIFQPNSVFYNIEGGRYTIYVKSQNCSDIVSQEYLHFYIPKFFTPNNDAVNDSFRLSGIEAYGKSQVSIFDRYGKLLKFSRNGSFDWDGTFKNKHVPTGDYWYVVIIDGQKLTGHFTLKR; encoded by the coding sequence GTGAAGGCTAATAGTTTTTGCTCAACCCAAACAGGAGGAACCATACCAATTAATGTGAGTTTTGAAATATGGGATGCTACAGATACTAATTTGTTAGCTAGTGGTGTTACAGGTGCTATAACGGAAACATCCAGTCCAAAATGGGAGGAATATGGATTAGTTTTTGAAACGCTTTCTTCGCAAAATACGGTTATTTTAAAAATAATAAATAATGGAGTTGGTGGCTGCGGAAATGATTTAGCTATTGATGATATTGAATTTAAATCTTGTGGTGATAACGTTATAACCACAGGAACATCAACAAGTAATTCTGTAAGTTTATGTAGCACGGAAACACCTTATAATACAACATTAACAGCCACACCAGATTTTTCAGTTTACAAGACTCATTTTTATCAATGGCAAGTAAGCTTTGATGGTGTTATTTGGAATGATATTGCTGGAGAAACAAATGCATCTCTTTCTGTTTCTATTTCAATGACTAGTGTTTATCGCGCAAAAATAGCACAGGTCGCTATTAATTTAAATAATCCACAATGTGTTTCGTTTTCTACTGAATATCAAGCTACGGTAACAACTATAGCTGCTGCGCCTAGTTTAGAATGTTGGCAAACGGCAACTGTAAATACTTCTACTTGTAGTTGGGATATAACAGGAACACAGCCAACTCAGCCTACGATAGACTGTTGGGAAATTGCTACTTTTAATACAACCACATGTTCTTGGGATGTGACAGGAGCTCAAGCCATAGCACCAACAACAGCTTGTTACGAAACTGCAACATTTAATAATGTAACCTGCGTTTGGGATATTACGGGTACACAACCTACTCAGCCTGCGATAGACTGTTGGGAAACAGCTACCTTTAATACAACCACATGTTCTTGGGATGTTATAGGAACTCAAGCGACATTACCAATAACGGCTTGTTACGAAACTGCAACATTTAATAATACAACTTGTGTTTGGGATATCACGGGAACACAGCCAGCTCAACCTACGATAGACTGTTGGGAAACTGCTGCTTTTAATACAACCACATGTTCTTGGGATGTGATAGGTGCGCAAGCCATAGTACCAACGACAGCTTGTTACGAAACAGCAACGTTTAATAATGTAACCTGCGTTTGGGATATTACTGGTACACAACCTATTCAGCCTGTTTTAAACTGTTGGGAAACTGCAACTTTTAATACAGCAACTTGTTCTTGGGATCTTTCGGGTGATCAACCCGGATTAACTTTTGAGAATGAACTTGAATTATGCGATTCGGAAACTTTAATTTTAGAACCCGAAACAGGCATTGCTAATCCATTATATCTTTGGAATACGGGTGAAACAACAGAAACCATTTCGATTACTTTATCAGGAAGTTATTCTGTTGAAATTACGGGAAGTACTTGTAATTATGAGACAAGAATATTTAATGTGTCAGTTGCGGAAACACCAATCATTGATTCTGTAACATCTGATGGAAATGATATTGTTATTTCAACTGAAAACTCTGGTAATTTTTTATATTCTATTAATGGGAATATTTTTCAACCTAATTCTGTTTTTTATAATATTGAAGGCGGACGTTATACCATTTATGTAAAATCTCAAAACTGTTCGGATATTGTTAGTCAGGAATACCTGCATTTTTATATTCCTAAATTTTTCACCCCTAATAATGATGCTGTTAATGATAGCTTCCGTTTATCTGGTATTGAAGCGTATGGTAAATCGCAAGTATCTATTTTTGATCGTTACGGTAAATTATTAAAATTTAGTAGAAATGGCTCTTTTGATTGGGACGGTACTTTTAAAAATAAACATGTTCCTACCGGAGATTATTGGTATGTGGTAATAATAGATGGGCAAAAACTTACGGGGCATTTCACTTTAAAACGTTAG
- the serS gene encoding serine--tRNA ligase gives MLQVPFIRENKDLVISRLEKRNIDATSMINDVIELDEDRKRLQTELDNTLAESNALSKEIGNLYKTGQAQKANVLKEKTSELKEASKEFNDALNATVESLNQLLYKIPNVPNETVPKGSTEDDNEEIFKEGDIPVLHDGALPHWELAKKYDIIDFELGNKITGAGFPVYKGKGARLQRALIAYFLDKNTAAGYTEYQLPLLVNEASGFGTGQLPDKEGQMYHVGEDNLYLIPTAEVPGTNIFRDTIVDESELPIGITGYTPCFRREAGSYGAHVRGLNRLHQFDKVEILRVEHPTQSYKALDGMVEHVKGILQELKLPYRILRLCGGDLGFTSALTFDFELFSTAQDRWLEISSVSNFETFQANRLKLRFKNAEGKNELAHTLNGSSLALPRVLAGILENYQTEEGIVIPEVLQSYTGFKIIN, from the coding sequence ATGTTACAAGTACCTTTTATTAGAGAAAACAAAGATTTGGTTATTAGTCGTTTGGAAAAAAGAAACATCGACGCCACAAGCATGATTAACGACGTTATTGAGCTAGATGAAGATCGTAAACGCTTACAAACGGAGTTAGATAACACGCTAGCCGAATCGAACGCACTTTCTAAAGAAATAGGAAACTTGTATAAAACAGGACAAGCTCAAAAAGCGAATGTTTTAAAAGAAAAAACAAGTGAGTTAAAAGAAGCTTCAAAAGAATTTAATGATGCGCTAAATGCTACAGTGGAATCTTTAAATCAATTATTATATAAAATTCCTAATGTACCGAATGAAACCGTACCTAAAGGAAGTACAGAGGATGATAACGAAGAGATTTTTAAAGAAGGCGATATTCCTGTATTACACGATGGTGCTCTGCCACATTGGGAGCTTGCTAAAAAATACGATATTATAGATTTTGAGCTTGGTAATAAAATTACAGGCGCAGGATTTCCTGTTTATAAAGGTAAAGGTGCACGATTACAACGTGCTTTAATCGCTTATTTTTTAGATAAAAATACAGCTGCAGGCTATACCGAATACCAATTACCACTTTTAGTAAATGAAGCATCTGGTTTTGGAACTGGTCAATTGCCAGATAAAGAGGGACAAATGTATCACGTAGGTGAGGATAATTTATATTTGATTCCTACGGCTGAAGTTCCTGGAACTAATATTTTTAGAGATACTATTGTTGATGAAAGTGAATTACCAATTGGTATTACCGGTTATACACCATGTTTTAGACGCGAAGCGGGTAGTTACGGCGCCCATGTTCGTGGTTTAAATCGTTTACATCAATTTGATAAAGTTGAAATTTTACGTGTAGAACACCCAACACAATCTTACAAGGCGTTAGATGGTATGGTGGAACATGTAAAAGGTATTCTTCAAGAATTAAAATTACCATACAGAATTTTAAGACTTTGTGGTGGTGATTTAGGGTTTACTTCAGCTTTAACTTTCGATTTCGAATTGTTTTCTACAGCTCAAGACCGTTGGTTAGAAATTAGTTCTGTATCTAATTTTGAAACTTTTCAGGCGAACCGATTAAAACTTCGATTTAAAAATGCTGAAGGTAAAAATGAATTAGCCCATACATTGAACGGGAGTTCTTTAGCTTTGCCGAGAGTTCTTGCTGGTATTTTAGAAAACTATCAAACGGAAGAAGGTATTGTAATCCCAGAAGTACTTCAATCTTATACAGGGTTTAAAATTATTAATTAA
- a CDS encoding bifunctional riboflavin kinase/FAD synthetase: MKLSNSTNAIENQDTIVTIGTFDGVHIGHQKIVKRLINAGNLQGLKSVVLTFFPHPRMVLQKDSNIKLINTIDERHDILEALGLDYLLVKKFTTEFSRLSAEDFVKQILVDKLHAKKVIIGYDHRFGRNRNADINDLKAFGERFGFQVEEISAQDIDDVSVSSTKIRTALLDGDIAKANSYLGYQFMLNGSVVKGKGLGKQLDYPTANIKIQEDYKLIPKQGAYIVNAVINGELVYGMMNIGMNPTVNGSKQTIEVNFLDFDKDIYDENLQINLLERIRDEEKFESVEALKVQLSKDEIFTRDYIQKLNG; the protein is encoded by the coding sequence TTGAAATTAAGTAATTCTACAAACGCTATAGAAAACCAAGACACTATTGTAACCATTGGCACCTTTGATGGCGTGCATATTGGACATCAAAAAATAGTTAAGCGATTAATTAATGCTGGAAATCTACAAGGATTAAAATCCGTGGTTCTTACTTTTTTTCCACATCCGCGTATGGTTTTACAAAAAGATTCCAATATTAAACTTATAAATACCATCGATGAACGTCATGATATTTTAGAGGCTTTAGGTTTAGATTATTTACTAGTTAAAAAATTTACAACAGAATTTTCGCGCCTTTCGGCAGAAGATTTTGTGAAACAAATATTAGTCGATAAGCTACATGCTAAAAAAGTAATTATTGGTTACGATCATCGATTTGGCAGAAATAGAAACGCTGATATTAACGATTTAAAAGCCTTTGGTGAACGTTTTGGTTTTCAAGTTGAAGAAATTTCGGCGCAAGATATAGATGATGTTTCGGTGAGTTCTACAAAAATTAGAACAGCATTGTTAGATGGTGATATTGCCAAAGCTAATAGTTATTTAGGTTATCAATTTATGCTAAACGGAAGTGTTGTAAAAGGCAAAGGCTTAGGTAAGCAACTCGATTATCCAACAGCAAATATTAAAATTCAGGAAGATTACAAACTCATTCCAAAACAGGGTGCATACATTGTGAACGCTGTCATTAACGGCGAATTAGTTTACGGTATGATGAATATTGGTATGAATCCAACCGTTAACGGAAGTAAACAAACTATTGAAGTTAATTTTCTAGATTTTGATAAGGATATTTATGATGAAAATCTTCAGATAAATTTATTAGAGCGTATTCGTGATGAAGAAAAATTCGAGTCGGTAGAAGCTTTAAAAGTACAACTTTCAAAAGATGAAATTTTTACACGCGATTATATCCAAAAATTGAATGGGTAA